The window GCTTACACAAGGTATCCCCAATGTATTGGGTAGTGATGTTCAATACACCAAGTGGCGTTTTGGCATCAGTGATAACATCAATATGAATCTGGGTGGTCGCTTAAATTATCGTGTACAAATGGGTGGTTTCTTGAACAAGTACAAAGTGTTTCTACCCGATTATCAACACATAGCTGGTAACCAAACCATATTCAGCTCAGACTTCCTTAACAGGTTTCAATTGGCACCATACTACCGATTCAGTAATACTGCATCTTTCTATACGCAAGCGCATGTGGAGTATCACCTGAATGGTTTATTGACCAACAAAATACCATTATTTAAAAAGCTGAACTGGTTCTTTGTTACCGGTGCGAATAGTTTCCTTACAGCAGATAAACAATACAATGAAGTATTCTTTTCCGTGGAGAATATCTTTAAGATTATTCGCGTTGACTTTATGCAAGGATTTGAATCGGGAGGCAATAAATACAGTGGCGTAAGGCTCTCATTCTCAGGATTATTAGCAGGTTCCAACGAATAATCAGCTGCAAACCTTAGTTTTGTCCTGCATTTTGCCCGGCCTGCAACCGGGTCCAAACATGGAATATTGGTCGCATTAGCGACGGATATCTAAAATCAAGACATATGGCCCTATTACACAACCGAGTGTCCAATGAGGAGCTGAAGCGCCGCCTCATGGAAGAAACAGAACCGAGAACTACCATTAGCTTTTATCAGTATTTTCCAATTCAGAATCCACAGGAATTCAGGGATGCTTTGTACAAAGAGCTTGATGTTTTAAAAGTCTTTGGCCGGATTTATGTGGCTAAGGAAGGCATCAACGCGCAGATCAGTGTGCCTTCCAATAATTACGAAGCACTGAAAGCATACCTATACAGCATCGAACCATTGAACGGATTAAGACTCAATATTGCGGTTGATGATGATGGAAAAAGTTTCTGGGTATTAAAAATCAAAGTGCGTGAAAAGATTGTAGCAGATGGGATTGATGATCCAAATTTCAGCATGGAGCGAAAGGGTAAATATGTGAATGCAGCTGAAATGAATACCATGATTGAATCGGGTAATGCTGTTGTGATAGATATGCGCAATCATTACGAGTATGAAGTTGGTCATTTTGAAAATGCCTTAGAAATTCCGTCAGATACTTTCCGTGATCAATTGCCCATGGCTGTTGATATGATGAAGGGTAATGAAGATAAGCAAGTGATTATGTATTGTACCGGTGGTATTCGTTGCGAAAAAGCCAGTGCATATCTTTTACACCGCGGCTTTAAGAATGTATTCCATTTAGAAGGTGGCATTATTAATTACGCCAAGCAGGTTAAGGAAAATGGTTTACCCAGTAAGT is drawn from Chitinophagales bacterium and contains these coding sequences:
- a CDS encoding rhodanese-related sulfurtransferase, producing MALLHNRVSNEELKRRLMEETEPRTTISFYQYFPIQNPQEFRDALYKELDVLKVFGRIYVAKEGINAQISVPSNNYEALKAYLYSIEPLNGLRLNIAVDDDGKSFWVLKIKVREKIVADGIDDPNFSMERKGKYVNAAEMNTMIESGNAVVIDMRNHYEYEVGHFENALEIPSDTFRDQLPMAVDMMKGNEDKQVIMYCTGGIRCEKASAYLLHRGFKNVFHLEGGIINYAKQVKENGLPSKFIGKNFVFDNRLGERITEDVIAKCHQCGKPCDTHTNCKNDGCHLLFIQCPECAAQHEGCCSVECKDTLHLPLERQKQLRSGVNHGQHVFNKSKQRLRPTLAEHLELRKAESTV